TCTCTCTTTGTATTTCCTGGGAAAGGAAAGGAAGTAGAAAAATTATTAGATTGGACACCGAAATTAGAAACCTTAACTTCTGTTTTTTCTAAATTAACTGCAAGTGGTATAACACCAACAGGTCCAGCATTAAAAGAGGCGATGAATTACTTTAGGAAAAAACATTCAGTAAAGGGATTACTATCACGTCATGACGATTACTATGAAGAGTCCATTTAATATATCTATTGGGATGGTAATAACAGGAAAGTGGCATCACAATTGTTATACAATTATTAAAGAGCTGGGCCGTGGTGCAAACGGAATTGTATATTTAGCTGACTGGAACGGAAAAAGAGTGGCCATAAAGATTAGTGATGATCACGTTACCATTACTTCTGAAGTAAATGTTCTGAAATCATTTTCCAAGGCCCAAGGGGTTTCCCTCGGGCCTTCTTTATTCGACGTCGATGATTGGGTAAGAAATAATAAAAAAGTACCTTTTTATGTTATGGAGTATATAGAAGGGAAAAACTTTCTCACCTTTATTAGACAAAATGGTACGGTATGGTTACCTGTGTTAATTTCACAATTACTATCGGATTTAAACGATTTACATCGGCAAGGTTGGGTTTTTGGTGATTTAAAACCAGATAATCTCCTTGTAACGAGTTCGCCAGTGAAAATGCGTTGTATAGATGTGGGTGGAACTACAGGAGAAGGAAGGGCAATCAAGGAATTTACTGAGTTTTTTGATCGTGGGTATTGGGGGCTCGGAAGTAGAAGGGCAGAACCAACATATGATTTATTTGCCGTTGCAATGATTATGATAAATGCCTTTTATCCGAAAAGATTTAATAAGCAAGGAGATTGCCTTACACAATTAAAAAGGGCAATCGATCAAAATAAGGAGTTAAAACAATATAAACCTTTACTACTTAAAGCGATAACAGGGAAATATAAATCGGCATTAGAAATGAAAAAGGAGTTATTAAAACTTACTCATTCACAAGGAAAAGACAAAAATACACAACAAAATATAGTAATTAATCAACAACCAACAAAAAACTATAGCAATCGATCCGTACGCCATACAAAGACAAAACAGAAAAGAAGAAAAGGTAGTCGCCATACGTTGGAAACAGTTTTTATATTTTCTATCATTTGTATTATTTACGTCGTGTATATTATGGAGCGATTACTCTAGCGATGAATTGAAGAATGATTGTAAACCTACATTTGTAAAAGGTAAGAAAAAATGTTTTAAAAATTAATTACAATCATGTAAAATATAGGGTAAATATGCCAATTGGTAAAGGGTTGTCAATTATGGATGAATTTGAGGTTAAGGTAAAAAAGTTTATACAGAAACATCAATTATTACAACATGGGTCTTGTGTGTTAGTTGGTGTTTCAGGAGGACCAGACTCCTTAGCCCTTTTATATTTTCTAAAAAGAGTGCAAAAAGACTGGAACTTGACAATTACTGTTGCTCATGTCGACCATATGTTTCGTGGGGAAGAATCATTTGCAGAAATGAAATATGTCGAGAGTATTTGTGAAAATTGGAATATACCATTTGAAGGAAAACGTATTAACGTTCCAAAAGCAATAGAGGAACAGCCAGGTGCAAGTTCCGAAGCTGTCGCTAGAGAATTACGTTATTCATATTTCCAATCAGTAATGGAAAAACTTCAAATTCCACTCCTTGTTCTTGCTCATCATGGCGATGATCAAATAGAAACAATCCTCATGCACTTAACGAGGGGAACGACAAAAAAGGCAGCAAGCGGTATTCAAGTGAAAAGAACTTTTGCAAAAGGGTTGGTGATACGGCCGTTTTTATGTGTTACAAAAAAGGAGATTGAAGAGTACGTACACAATCATCAATTAAAACCTGTTTACGATCCAACAAATGTGATGGACATTTATACGAGAAATCGTTTCAGAAAAAAGGTCCTACCATTTTTAAAAAGTGAAAATCCAAATGTCCATATTCATTTTCAACGATTTAGTGAATGGATGACAGAAGATGAAAATTATTTAATGGACTTGGCAAAAGAGGCATATAATAAAAATATTGTTGAAGGTCACGATGAATGTGAAATAACTTCAATAAAGGACTTTTTAGAGGTGCCTTTACCTTTACAAAGAAGATGTATTCAACTAATATTAAACTATCTCTACCATAGTCGATTGCCTGAAAATTTATCATCCTTACATATTGAATTAATTATGGATTTAATAAGGAAACCGAACCCATCTATGGAAATACATTTGCCAGACGAGGTACGTGTATACCGCTCCTATGAAAAATGCATATTTACTTTTTCATCTCTTTCGATAACAACCTACGAATATGAATGGAAAAGGGGCGAATCGATTACTCTTCCGAATGGGGATCGATTATTCATGTCGAATGATTTACAAGAAAACCTTAATCGGGACGCTTATTTTATCATGGACGCTAATACTGGTTTTCCTCTTTATGTTAGAACTCGAGAAAGTGGAGATCGAATTCAAGTAAAAGGAATGAACGGGTCAAGGAAGATAAAAAAACTGTTTATTGACTATAAGGTTCCGAAAAGAGACCGGGGTCAGTGGCCGATTGTTACTGATTGTCATGGTAATATTTTATGGGTTCCTTTATTAAAAAGGTCGGCTTATGAAGGAGAGTATTCTTCTAATACGAAACCAATTTACTTACAATACATAAAACAGTCAGACTTCTAGGAGGAGCAAGGTTAATGAATCAGGACATTGAAAAAATATTAGTATCAGAGGAAGAACTTCAAAAGAAAATTAGTGAAATTGCAAGTATTCTTACTGTGGAATATAAGGACCGCTTTCCATTAGTCGTTGGTGTCTTAAAAGGTGCTTTGCCGTTTATGGCAGATTTAATAAAACGAATGGATACATATCTTGAGATTGATTTTATGGATGTATCAAGCTATCATGGTGGAACGGTATCGACTGGGGAAGTAAAAATACTTAAAGATTTAGATACTTCTGTAGAGGGACGCGATATTTTAATTATAGAGGATATTATCGATAGTGGTTTGACATTAAAATATTTAGTTGACTTATTTTATTACCGTAAAGCAAAATCTATTAAAATTGTTACACTTTTAGATAAACCTGAGGGTCGTAAAGTGGACTTAAAGGCTGACTTAGCTGGATTTGTTATACCAAATGAATTTGTTGTCGGTTTTGGATTAGACTATGAGGAGAAATACCGAAATCTCCCGTACATTGGTGTATTAAAACCGAAAATTTATAGCAATGAAGGATAATGGTTATTTTAACTTTAATACCTTATTTTAATAAGGGATAAATGGGATTGCCTTTTTTATAAAAATAAGAAATATAAGGGATGTTGAAATCCTTGTAATTCTTTAAATTTCTATGATACTATTTAATAAGTTTGTTTCCTTTGAGAGGAGGTCAAGGATGAATCGTATATTTAGAAACACGGTATTTTATTTGCTTGTTTTATTAGTGTTAATCGGTGTTATTAGTATCTTTACCGGTGGGCAAGAAGCTAACGAGAAGATGACCTATAATGAGTTCGTTACTCATTTGGAAAATGGTGATGTAGATACCTTTACTGTACAGCCGGAACGACAAGTTTATGTCATCACAGGTAAAATGAAAAATGCAGATGATAAAAAGGGATTTACAGTAAATGTCTGGAGTAGTCCGACATCGCTAGAAAGAATTGAAACAGCTGCGAATCAGACACATACAAAAATAAACTTTGCTATGGCAAAAGAAACAAGCGGATGGATACAATTATTAACGTCAATGATTCCGTTTATTATTTTGATATTCTTTATCTTCTTCTTGCTAAATCAATCCCAAGGCGGCGGTGGCCGTGTAATGAATTTTGGGAAGAGTAAGGCAAAGTTATATACAGATGAAAAAATAAAAGTACGATTTAAAGATGTTGCTGGAGCAGATGAGGAAAAACAAGAACTCGTTGAGGTTGTTGAGTTTTTGAAAGATCCAAGGAAATTTTCTGAGCTTGGCGCAAGAATTCCAAAAGGTGTCCTATTAGTAGGGCCTCCAGGAACGGGTAAAACCCTATTAGCAAGAGCTGTTGCTGGAGAAGCTGGAGTACCATTTTTCTCAATTAGTGGTTCTGACTTCGTTGAAATGTTTGTTGGGGTTGGTGCGTCTAGAGTTCGGGATTTATTTGAAAACGCGAAAAAGAATGCGCCGTGTATCATTTTCATAGACGAAATTGATGCGGTGGGGCGTCAGCGTGGTGCAGGACTTGGTGGAGGACATGATGAACGAGAGCAAACATTAAACCAATTGCTTGTTGAAATGGATGGATTTAATGCGAATGAAGGAATAATTATTGTTGCAGCAACAAACCGTCCTGATATTTTAGACCCAGCCTTGTTACGTCCAGGTCGTTTCGATAGACAAATTACAGTTGATCGCCCAGATGTTAAAGGTCGAGAAGCCGTATTACGTGTTCATGCTAGAAATAAACCACTGGATAGTTCTGTCGATTTAAAAACAATTGCAATGCGTACACCTGGTTTTTCTGGTGCGGACTTGGAGAACTTGTTAAATGAAGCTGCACTTGTTGCAGCAAGAACAAATAAAAAGAAAATTGATATGAGAGATATTGACGAAGCAACTGACCGAGTTATTGCTGGTCCGGCTAAAAAGTCTCGTGTGATTTCCGAAAAAGAACGAAATATCGTTGCTTACCATGAAAGTGGCCATACAGTGATTGGTCTTGTGTTGGATGAAGCTGATATGGTACATAAAGTAACAATTGTTCCACGAGGGCAAGCTGGTGGTTATGCTGTTATGTTGCCAAAAGAGGACCGTTATTTTATGACAACACCTGAGTTGAAAGATAAAATCACAGGTCTTTTAGGTGGACGTGTTGCTGAGGAAATTGTTTTCGGTGAGGTAAGTACAGGTGCTTCTAACGACTTCCAAAGAGCGACTGAAATTGCACGTCGTATGGTTACTGAATTTGGTATGAGTGAAAAGCTTGGCCCGTTACAATTTGGTCATGCTCAAGGCCAAGTTTTCCTTGGTAGAGATATCAATAATGAACAAAATTATTCGGATAAAATTGCGTATGATATTGATACAGAAATCCAAAGAATCATTAAAGATTGTTATGAAAAGGCGAGAACCATATTAACTGAAAAACGTGATAAATTAGAAGTGATTGCTCAAGCGTTATTAAAAGTTGAAACACTTGATGCAAAGCAAATTCGTCATTTATATGATCACGGGAGTTTGCCTGATGAAGAAGTAGCAACTGAACCTACAAAACCTTGGGAATTAAAAAAGCCTGATTCATCAGATGTAAAGGTAAACTTTGCTACAAAAGAAGAAAAGACAGATGATAAAAAAGATGAATAAATAATTTTTCGAAGCTGACTTTTGTAGTCAGCTTTTCTTTTTAGCTATAGGTAAAAAGAAATTTTCTTTTCTACTTTGACTATGAATGGAAAGAATCAAAAATACTATCGATAATAAATACAATGATTTTTCTTTATGTGCTTTTTATGGTAATATTTTTTTGGTTATCTAACAATGAGTAGAAAATTTCTAAAGCCCATTATTTTATAAAAAGTTGGTGAGCATATGATTCTAGTTATAGATGTAGGAAATACTAACATCGTATTAGGTGTATATGATAATGATGAGTTAAAGCATTATTGGCGTATTGCTACGAACCGAAATAACACAGAAGATGAGTATGGTTTGTTGGTAAAATCGTTATTTGAACACGAAGGTACCTCATATAAGGATATTGAAGGAATTATTATTTCTTCTGTTGTACCTCCGATTATGAATTCTTTAGAGAGAATGTGTATAAAATATTTTGGAATCGAGCCATTAATCGTAGGGCCAGGGATCAAAACAGGGCTAAATATTAAGTACGAAAATCCAAAAGAAGTTGGTGCAGACCGGATAGTCAATGCAGTGGCAGCGATTCATGAATATGGTGCTCCACTAATTATTATCGATTTTGGTACTGCTACAACATACTGTTTCGTAGATGAAACTGGATCCTATATGGGCGGAGCAATTGCCCCTGGAATATATATATCTACTGAGGCGCTATACACGAAGGCGGCAAAGCTCCCTCGTATTGAAATTGTACCACCTAATAATATAGTTGGTAAAAATACGATTGAAGCGATGCAATCAGGAATCATATATGGATATGTTGGTCAAGTAGAAGGCATTGCTTCAAGAATGAAAGCAGGGTCAAAAAGAAATCCGACAGTTATTGCGACAGGTGGTTTAGCGAGTTTAATTGCACAAGAGGCAAAGATTATTGATATTGTTGACCCGTTACTAACTTTAAAGGGGTTACAACTTATTTATAAGCGAAATAGATAGATGGTTACACTTTTTAAAACTGCAACCTCCTATTTTAGCTACTGGGACAGGATAAATTTTTTATTTCTACTTTCCTAAACGCTTAAGCAACTTAAGAAAAGCTTTGGCACATTATCTCGCAGCCGAAAAAGTTTTTTCGGCGAACTTTAAGTCTCTTGCCCCGCGTAAAGGCTCAACGCTTGAGTTTTCTTTATAGGAGAATTCAAGTACAATGAATTTTAAACATCTGGAAGGAGAATTACATACATGAGTGATTACTTAGTAAAGGCAATCGGTTTTAATGGTGAGGTACGAGCATATGCCATTCGATCAACAGAAACAGTAAGCGAGGCACAAAGAAGACATGATACGTGGGCAACGGCTTCTGCAGCATTGGGGCGTGCAATGACTGCAAGTGTAATGATGGGTTCCATGCTAAAAGGTGATAGTAGTATTACTGTAAAAATTGAAGGAAACGGTCCAATCGGAGTAATACTAATTGACGCGAATACAACGGGTAGTGTCCGTGGATATGTTACAAATCCGCATGTAGATTTTGAAACAAATGAATTTGGAAAATTAGATGTTAAACGTGCAGTAGGGACGAATGGGACATTATCGGTTGTAAAAGATATTGGGATGCGTGAGAAATTTTCTGGACAAGTTCCACTAATTTCAGGTGAATTAGGAGAAGATTTCACATACTACTTTGTAACGTCTGAACAAGTCCCATCTTCAGTCGGAGTAGGTGTTTTAGTAAACCCAGATCACTCTATTCTAGCTTCAGGCGGCTTCATTATTCAAATGATGCCTGGTGCAACAGAGCAAACGATAACAGATGTTGAAAATCGCTTAAAAACAATAAAACCTATTTCAACTTTGATTAAAGAGGGACTAACACCAGAAGAAATACTTGCTACATTATTAGGGAAAGAAAATGTACAAATATTAGAAACGGTACCTGTTCAATTCGAATGCACTTGTTCCAAAGAACGATTTGGTAATGCATTAATTAGTCTTGGTGTAGAAGAATTGCAAGAAATGATTGATGATGAAGGACAAGCTGAAGCACAATGTCATTTTTGTAATGAAAAATATACATACTCAAAAGCGGAATTAGAGGAATTTAAAAAACAGGCAGAGAAAAAAGACCAATAATATTAAGGGTTATTTCCAGATAGATTAAAGCAGGTCTCTAATTGTCTGACATGCAAAGCTTTTTGTTGAAGGTAAATCCCCTAAGGATAATCAGATAAAATGTGGCTAGAATAATTGACAGAATGATACGTAAAGTAATAAAATAAAATTAATCCAATCAATTTACTATGAATTAGGGGTGTAACTATGTCCAAATATGTAAACTCAGTTACTGAATTAATAGGTCGGACACCAATTGTTAAGTTGAACCATGCTACAGACGAAAATGCAGCTGAAATCTATGTTAAGTTAGAATATTTTAATCCAGGAAGTAGTGTGAAAGACCGTATTGCCCTAGCAATGATTGAAAATGCAGAGAAAAAGGGCTTATTAAAAGAAGGCGACACAATCATAGAGCCAACTAGTGGTAATACAGGTATTGGTTTAGCGATGGTTGCAGCTGCAAAAGGGTATAAAGCGATTTTAGTTATGCCTGAGACAATGAGTCTAGAAAGACGTAACTTACTACGTGCGTATGGTGCAGAGCTTGTACTTACACCAGGACCAGAAGGAATGAAAGGTGCCGTTAATAAAGCGGAGGAATTAGCTAAAGAACATGGTTATTTTATGCCACAACAATTTGAAAACGAAGCAAATCCAGAAGTTCATAAATTAACGACAGGTCCAGAAATTGTAGACCAAATGGGCGACCAATTGGATGCATTTATTGCTGGTATTGGGACAGGTGGAACAATTACTGGTGCTGGGCAAGTATTAAAGGAGAAATATCCTAATATTAAAATTTACGCTGTTGAACCAAAAGATTCCCCAATTTTATCCGGTGGTAAACCAGGACCACATAAGATTCAAGGAATTGGAGCAAACTTTGTGCCAGGTGTTTTAGATACAAATGTTTACGATGAAATTATCCAAGTAACGACTGAGGAAGCTTTCGAAGCTGCTCGCCAAACTGCCCGTCATGAAGGTATTTTAGGTGGGATTTCTGCTGGTGCAGCGATTTTTGCTGCTGTTGAAGTAGCAAAGAAACTTGGTAAAGGGAAAAAGGTTTTAGCAATCGTACCAGATAATGGAGAACGTTATTTAAGTACACAATTATATCAGTTTGAATAAAAAAAAAACCCATAGAGCGAAATTCCATTGTTGCCACCCGGGAGTCGGTATCAAATGATTGTTACAATAGTAGTAGCAGTATTTGTTTACCGATCGCCCGAATCTGGCAACTTTTTTTATTTTTGTATTTGGCTTATTTCATCACTAGAGAAATTTTTGTTAAAATGGAAAATAGTTTGGAATAAGGGAGTGTTTAGAATGGGGAAAGGAATGAAAGTAGATAAATATGAATTCGATTTTAGTAGTAAAACATATATAATGGGGATATTAAATGTCACGCCTGATTCCTTTTCTGACGGAGGAAAATATGTTCAGAGTTACTCGTCCCTTCAGCATGCTAAGGAAATGATAGAAAATGGAGCAGATATAATCGATATTGGTGGAGAATCAACAAGACCTGGATTTCAGCCGGTATCAACAGAGGATGAGATTAATCGTGTTGTTCCAATTATCCAACAGCTAAAAGAACATATTGATGCACCGCTGTCCATTGATACTTATAAATCTGAAACTGCAGAAGCTGCCATTAAAGCGGGTGCACATATTATTAATGATATTTGGGGAGCGAAAAGAGATCCGGAAATCGCTGATGTGGCAAAAAAGTATAACGTTCCGATTATATTAACCCATAATCGTGAAAATCCACAATACGATATTTTCTTAAGGGATAGTTTATATGACCTATACGAGAGCATTTCAATTTGTAAATCACGTGGTGTCAGTGATGAACAAATTATATTAGACCCAGGTATTGGTTTTGCAAAGACGTATGAACAAAACGTTGAAATGATGCAAAATCTCGATAAAATTGTCAGCTTAGGTTATCCTGTTTTACTGGGGACGTCTAGAAAGTCACTCATCGGTAACGCTTTAAAATTGCCAGTTGAAGAAAGAATAGAGGGAACCGGTGCGACTGTTTGTTACGGAATTATGAAAGGCTGCCAAATCATTCGTGTACATGATGTAAAAGAGATGTCAAGAATGGCTAAAATGATGGATGTTTTAGTGAAAGGAACAGCACATCAGTAAAGTGCAAGAAATAGGAGAGAAAATGGATGGATCGAATTTATTTAAATGAAATGGAGTTTTACGGTTTTCACGGTGTTTTACCAGAGGAAAATCGCATTGGCCAACGTTTTATTGTCAATTTAATTACAGATATAGATCTACAACG
The nucleotide sequence above comes from Bacillus andreraoultii. Encoded proteins:
- a CDS encoding protein kinase domain-containing protein, with the translated sequence MKSPFNISIGMVITGKWHHNCYTIIKELGRGANGIVYLADWNGKRVAIKISDDHVTITSEVNVLKSFSKAQGVSLGPSLFDVDDWVRNNKKVPFYVMEYIEGKNFLTFIRQNGTVWLPVLISQLLSDLNDLHRQGWVFGDLKPDNLLVTSSPVKMRCIDVGGTTGEGRAIKEFTEFFDRGYWGLGSRRAEPTYDLFAVAMIMINAFYPKRFNKQGDCLTQLKRAIDQNKELKQYKPLLLKAITGKYKSALEMKKELLKLTHSQGKDKNTQQNIVINQQPTKNYSNRSVRHTKTKQKRRKGSRHTLETVFIFSIICIIYVVYIMERLL
- the tilS gene encoding tRNA lysidine(34) synthetase TilS codes for the protein MDEFEVKVKKFIQKHQLLQHGSCVLVGVSGGPDSLALLYFLKRVQKDWNLTITVAHVDHMFRGEESFAEMKYVESICENWNIPFEGKRINVPKAIEEQPGASSEAVARELRYSYFQSVMEKLQIPLLVLAHHGDDQIETILMHLTRGTTKKAASGIQVKRTFAKGLVIRPFLCVTKKEIEEYVHNHQLKPVYDPTNVMDIYTRNRFRKKVLPFLKSENPNVHIHFQRFSEWMTEDENYLMDLAKEAYNKNIVEGHDECEITSIKDFLEVPLPLQRRCIQLILNYLYHSRLPENLSSLHIELIMDLIRKPNPSMEIHLPDEVRVYRSYEKCIFTFSSLSITTYEYEWKRGESITLPNGDRLFMSNDLQENLNRDAYFIMDANTGFPLYVRTRESGDRIQVKGMNGSRKIKKLFIDYKVPKRDRGQWPIVTDCHGNILWVPLLKRSAYEGEYSSNTKPIYLQYIKQSDF
- the hpt gene encoding hypoxanthine phosphoribosyltransferase, whose product is MNQDIEKILVSEEELQKKISEIASILTVEYKDRFPLVVGVLKGALPFMADLIKRMDTYLEIDFMDVSSYHGGTVSTGEVKILKDLDTSVEGRDILIIEDIIDSGLTLKYLVDLFYYRKAKSIKIVTLLDKPEGRKVDLKADLAGFVIPNEFVVGFGLDYEEKYRNLPYIGVLKPKIYSNEG
- the ftsH gene encoding ATP-dependent zinc metalloprotease FtsH — encoded protein: MNRIFRNTVFYLLVLLVLIGVISIFTGGQEANEKMTYNEFVTHLENGDVDTFTVQPERQVYVITGKMKNADDKKGFTVNVWSSPTSLERIETAANQTHTKINFAMAKETSGWIQLLTSMIPFIILIFFIFFLLNQSQGGGGRVMNFGKSKAKLYTDEKIKVRFKDVAGADEEKQELVEVVEFLKDPRKFSELGARIPKGVLLVGPPGTGKTLLARAVAGEAGVPFFSISGSDFVEMFVGVGASRVRDLFENAKKNAPCIIFIDEIDAVGRQRGAGLGGGHDEREQTLNQLLVEMDGFNANEGIIIVAATNRPDILDPALLRPGRFDRQITVDRPDVKGREAVLRVHARNKPLDSSVDLKTIAMRTPGFSGADLENLLNEAALVAARTNKKKIDMRDIDEATDRVIAGPAKKSRVISEKERNIVAYHESGHTVIGLVLDEADMVHKVTIVPRGQAGGYAVMLPKEDRYFMTTPELKDKITGLLGGRVAEEIVFGEVSTGASNDFQRATEIARRMVTEFGMSEKLGPLQFGHAQGQVFLGRDINNEQNYSDKIAYDIDTEIQRIIKDCYEKARTILTEKRDKLEVIAQALLKVETLDAKQIRHLYDHGSLPDEEVATEPTKPWELKKPDSSDVKVNFATKEEKTDDKKDE
- a CDS encoding type III pantothenate kinase, which codes for MILVIDVGNTNIVLGVYDNDELKHYWRIATNRNNTEDEYGLLVKSLFEHEGTSYKDIEGIIISSVVPPIMNSLERMCIKYFGIEPLIVGPGIKTGLNIKYENPKEVGADRIVNAVAAIHEYGAPLIIIDFGTATTYCFVDETGSYMGGAIAPGIYISTEALYTKAAKLPRIEIVPPNNIVGKNTIEAMQSGIIYGYVGQVEGIASRMKAGSKRNPTVIATGGLASLIAQEAKIIDIVDPLLTLKGLQLIYKRNR
- the hslO gene encoding Hsp33 family molecular chaperone HslO translates to MSDYLVKAIGFNGEVRAYAIRSTETVSEAQRRHDTWATASAALGRAMTASVMMGSMLKGDSSITVKIEGNGPIGVILIDANTTGSVRGYVTNPHVDFETNEFGKLDVKRAVGTNGTLSVVKDIGMREKFSGQVPLISGELGEDFTYYFVTSEQVPSSVGVGVLVNPDHSILASGGFIIQMMPGATEQTITDVENRLKTIKPISTLIKEGLTPEEILATLLGKENVQILETVPVQFECTCSKERFGNALISLGVEELQEMIDDEGQAEAQCHFCNEKYTYSKAELEEFKKQAEKKDQ
- the cysK gene encoding cysteine synthase A, producing the protein MSKYVNSVTELIGRTPIVKLNHATDENAAEIYVKLEYFNPGSSVKDRIALAMIENAEKKGLLKEGDTIIEPTSGNTGIGLAMVAAAKGYKAILVMPETMSLERRNLLRAYGAELVLTPGPEGMKGAVNKAEELAKEHGYFMPQQFENEANPEVHKLTTGPEIVDQMGDQLDAFIAGIGTGGTITGAGQVLKEKYPNIKIYAVEPKDSPILSGGKPGPHKIQGIGANFVPGVLDTNVYDEIIQVTTEEAFEAARQTARHEGILGGISAGAAIFAAVEVAKKLGKGKKVLAIVPDNGERYLSTQLYQFE
- the folP gene encoding dihydropteroate synthase; the encoded protein is MKVDKYEFDFSSKTYIMGILNVTPDSFSDGGKYVQSYSSLQHAKEMIENGADIIDIGGESTRPGFQPVSTEDEINRVVPIIQQLKEHIDAPLSIDTYKSETAEAAIKAGAHIINDIWGAKRDPEIADVAKKYNVPIILTHNRENPQYDIFLRDSLYDLYESISICKSRGVSDEQIILDPGIGFAKTYEQNVEMMQNLDKIVSLGYPVLLGTSRKSLIGNALKLPVEERIEGTGATVCYGIMKGCQIIRVHDVKEMSRMAKMMDVLVKGTAHQ